Proteins encoded together in one Impatiens glandulifera chromosome 1, dImpGla2.1, whole genome shotgun sequence window:
- the LOC124928015 gene encoding basic leucine zipper 43-like: MQPNFASDFGLSQNNASSIQFNRFISNNPFYHHLQVDHDFNSPDEVDELQISLINERKQRRMISNRESARRSHMRKQKHLDELRSQVVWLRNENQQLLDKLNQMSEIHSNVAQENSQLKEEISELRQMLTDMQLTWPSPKS, encoded by the coding sequence ATGCAACCAAATTTTGCAAGTGATTTTGGCTTGAGCCAAAACAATGCATCTTCAATTCAGTTTAACAGATTCATCTCTAATAATCCCTTCTACCATCATCTTCAAGTTGATCACGACTTCAACTCGCCAGACGAAGTGGATGAACTACAGATTAGTCTCATTAACGAGAGGAAACAGAGGAGAATGATATCTAACAGAGAGTCTGCACGACGATCACACATGAGAAAGCAGAAACACCTTGATGAACTCAGGTCACAAGTGGTTTGGCTGCGAAATGAGAATCAACAACTCCTTGACAAACTTAACCAAATGTCAGAAATCCATAGTAATGTCGCTCAAGAGAATTCCCAACTCAAAGAGGAGATTTCTGAACTCCGACAGATGCTCACTGACATGCAGCTGACCTGGCCTTCTCCTAAGAGTTAA